From Planctomycetota bacterium, a single genomic window includes:
- a CDS encoding redoxin family protein translates to MMPRVMRCVVLAVMLALLAPSVAQALDVGDPMPPISVKKWVSNTPVTAASAKGKVVVVEFWATWCPPCRQSIPHLNKLHETYEKKGVVICGITQEQESTVTDFMKTVPMKYHVGIDTGSTGGVYMKGVSGIPHAFVIDRKGKVAWQGHPMAGLDDVLAKLAAEGGGAVSDDPLEAALELSTGADLSQRDLPKALALARKAYEASGRKDAKALGVLARVHYEMGHLPTAVEAALAAAKLATGDDETELKAAADFYKKELERRREDPAAKF, encoded by the coding sequence ATGATGCCTCGTGTGATGCGTTGCGTCGTGCTCGCAGTGATGCTAGCGCTGCTGGCCCCATCGGTCGCCCAGGCGCTGGACGTGGGCGACCCCATGCCCCCCATCAGCGTCAAGAAGTGGGTTTCCAACACGCCCGTCACCGCCGCCAGCGCGAAGGGCAAAGTCGTGGTCGTCGAGTTCTGGGCCACCTGGTGCCCGCCCTGCCGTCAGTCCATCCCCCACCTCAACAAGCTCCACGAGACCTATGAGAAGAAGGGCGTGGTCATCTGCGGCATCACGCAGGAACAGGAGAGCACGGTCACCGACTTCATGAAGACTGTGCCGATGAAGTACCATGTGGGCATTGACACGGGCTCCACGGGCGGTGTCTACATGAAGGGCGTATCGGGCATCCCGCACGCTTTCGTGATTGACCGCAAGGGCAAGGTGGCCTGGCAAGGGCACCCGATGGCGGGGCTGGACGACGTGCTGGCCAAGCTGGCCGCCGAGGGCGGCGGCGCCGTGAGCGACGACCCGCTCGAGGCCGCCCTGGAGCTGAGCACGGGGGCCGACCTGTCGCAGCGCGACCTGCCCAAGGCGCTCGCCCTGGCCCGCAAGGCTTATGAGGCCTCGGGCCGCAAGGATGCCAAGGCGCTGGGCGTCCTGGCGCGCGTGCACTATGAGATGGGGCACCTGCCCACTGCCGTGGAGGCGGCCCTCGCCGCCGCGAAGCTCGCGACAGGCGACGACGAAACCGAGCTCAAGGCGGCGGCTGATTTCTACAAGAAGGAACTCGAGCGCCGCCGCGAGGACCCCGCGGCGAAGTTCTGA
- a CDS encoding Gfo/Idh/MocA family oxidoreductase, translating to MGNCSEDSPLNRPLRYAVVGCGRIAPLHLAALAAMPEVRLAATCDIVEERARAAAERFGAGRYATDYRDLFCSGGVDAVSLCLPHHLHADAAIAAAEAGIHVFCEKPIATTPADADRIIAACDRAGVRLGVCYQNRYNLASRALRKAVDHGRFGRLLQAGITFQNRKSPDYYAPGDWHGRWATEGGGALTTQAIHTMDLMLWLMGPAASVQARMATLVHAIEVEDTAAAAIEFASGALGTVVATTAAHTFWSQRLEVTGTHGKAVLLNNRIVEWDFADGAPDRAAVTAIDELRETPDERGRYGPGHERILRDFVGCLLAGRRFALDGREGRRISDLLWAIYESGRTGQLVRLR from the coding sequence ATGGGCAATTGCTCGGAGGACTCTCCCCTGAACAGGCCTCTTCGTTACGCCGTGGTAGGGTGCGGGCGCATAGCCCCCCTGCATCTCGCTGCCCTGGCGGCCATGCCCGAGGTGCGCCTGGCCGCCACGTGCGACATCGTGGAGGAGCGTGCACGCGCCGCCGCCGAGCGCTTCGGAGCCGGGCGCTACGCGACCGACTATCGCGATCTGTTCTGTTCCGGGGGAGTCGACGCGGTGTCGCTCTGCCTGCCCCATCACCTCCATGCGGACGCGGCCATCGCAGCCGCGGAGGCGGGCATCCACGTCTTCTGCGAGAAGCCCATCGCCACGACGCCCGCCGACGCCGACCGCATCATCGCCGCCTGCGACCGCGCGGGCGTGCGCCTGGGCGTCTGCTACCAGAACCGCTATAACCTGGCCTCGCGGGCGCTCCGCAAGGCCGTGGACCACGGGCGCTTCGGGCGCCTCCTCCAGGCGGGCATTACGTTCCAGAACCGCAAGTCGCCCGACTACTACGCCCCTGGCGACTGGCACGGCCGCTGGGCCACCGAGGGCGGGGGCGCGCTCACCACCCAGGCCATTCACACCATGGACCTGATGCTCTGGCTGATGGGGCCGGCGGCCTCGGTGCAGGCGAGGATGGCCACGCTCGTGCATGCCATCGAGGTCGAGGACACGGCGGCCGCGGCCATCGAGTTCGCCAGCGGCGCCCTGGGCACCGTCGTGGCAACCACGGCGGCCCACACCTTCTGGTCCCAGCGCCTCGAGGTCACGGGCACCCACGGCAAGGCCGTGCTGCTCAACAACCGCATCGTCGAGTGGGACTTCGCCGACGGCGCGCCGGACCGCGCGGCAGTCACGGCCATTGACGAGTTGCGCGAGACGCCCGACGAGCGCGGGCGCTACGGCCCCGGCCACGAGCGCATCCTGCGCGACTTTGTGGGGTGCCTGCTCGCGGGCCGTCGCTTTGCCCTCGACGGCCGGGAGGGCAGGAGAATCTCCGACCTTCTCTGGGCAATCTACGAATCCGGCAGGACGGGGCAACTGGTGCGGCTTCGGTGA
- a CDS encoding RNA polymerase sigma factor, translated as MSAGASHVSDEELVERSLAGGGDAFAVLYERHRERVFRIAYRLVRNQADAMDLCQDVFVKVFDALPAFKGQAKFTTWLTRVAWNTCVDHLRQAKVRQAGELDEGAVSSDLRVPERSGPPSPSEGLEREELGVAIEAALAQLSPEHRQVFLLHAAEGLKYEEIAEVAGCPMGTVMSRLHYARKRLRGLLHWLAKD; from the coding sequence ATGAGTGCGGGCGCGAGCCATGTTTCGGACGAGGAACTGGTCGAGCGGTCTTTGGCAGGCGGTGGCGACGCTTTTGCGGTGCTCTACGAGCGGCACCGCGAGCGGGTGTTTCGCATCGCGTACCGCCTCGTCCGGAACCAGGCCGACGCCATGGATCTTTGCCAGGACGTGTTTGTGAAGGTCTTCGACGCCCTGCCGGCCTTCAAGGGGCAGGCGAAGTTCACCACCTGGCTCACCCGCGTGGCCTGGAACACGTGTGTGGACCACCTGCGCCAGGCGAAGGTGCGGCAGGCGGGCGAACTCGATGAGGGGGCGGTGAGCAGCGACCTGCGGGTGCCGGAACGCAGCGGCCCGCCGTCGCCCAGCGAGGGCCTCGAGCGCGAGGAATTGGGCGTGGCCATCGAGGCGGCGCTCGCGCAGCTCTCGCCCGAGCACCGCCAGGTGTTCCTGCTCCACGCCGCCGAGGGCCTGAAGTACGAGGAGATCGCCGAGGTGGCGGGATGCCCGATGGGCACCGTGATGTCCCGCCTGCACTACGCCCGGAAACGCCTGCGCGGCCTGCTACACTGGCTCGCAAAGGACTAG
- a CDS encoding zf-HC2 domain-containing protein has translation MNRCPPEERLGAYADGELDAAEAAAVEAHLAACDACAREAAAIRALDRLVAELPTPAVSPAEWRSAWAGIAARIAPGHRVAQRSPWRRVAVFAAAAAACVAIAGGVVALRPRPAARPAEPARECIVEDIEAGAGFAASVSYSADSDVTLITVCPVSSSEAPAHAPNGSAL, from the coding sequence ATGAACCGATGCCCGCCCGAGGAACGACTGGGGGCCTATGCGGACGGCGAGCTCGATGCCGCCGAGGCCGCGGCTGTCGAGGCTCATCTGGCCGCCTGCGACGCCTGCGCGCGCGAGGCCGCTGCCATTCGCGCGCTCGACCGCCTGGTGGCGGAGTTGCCGACGCCGGCCGTCTCGCCGGCCGAGTGGCGCAGCGCCTGGGCTGGCATCGCCGCCCGGATTGCGCCGGGCCATCGTGTCGCGCAACGCTCGCCGTGGCGGCGTGTGGCCGTGTTCGCGGCAGCGGCCGCCGCGTGCGTGGCCATCGCTGGAGGCGTTGTCGCCCTTCGACCGCGCCCAGCGGCCCGGCCGGCCGAACCCGCGCGGGAATGCATCGTCGAGGATATCGAGGCGGGCGCCGGCTTCGCCGCCTCCGTGTCGTACTCTGCCGACTCAGACGTCACGCTGATCACGGTCTGCCCCGTCTCCTCCTCGGAGGCCCCTGCGCATGCGCCGAACGGCAGTGCTCTCTAG
- a CDS encoding Gfo/Idh/MocA family oxidoreductase — protein MNRRRFLTRTAAGLGALVVPRWSLAAPPSEQIVTGHIGVGGMGSGHVDWFLGSPQARVIAICDVDEANARRNVQKVHDRYKNTECTGYRDFRQVLDRTDIDAISTATPDHWRAMIVTHAFMAGKDVYAEKPLCHNYLEAQAMLRLGARYKRVYQLGTQIHAGENYHRVVELVRSGILGKIHTLRVWSSGGVGRIDRTPNAQVPPGLDYDFWLGPAPWRPYDPGHVHFRFRSFLDFSCGHYADFWCHISDIGFWAADIKTTPKTITARGELQKEGIADAPRTIDVDLEFPDGLKYYWTSSTPPTPENCGWGMACTFYGTDGWLTCNYGERWLSIGGNERVKDVDSIPKWLPRSPGHHVDFLNCIKTRGLTESNLPYAVNMTTPMFFGRISLLLGGRTLHWDETKKQFTGDDEANRLLGRVYRQPWTLPA, from the coding sequence ATGAACCGACGCAGATTTCTCACGAGGACGGCCGCGGGCCTGGGGGCCCTGGTGGTGCCCCGATGGTCCCTCGCCGCGCCGCCCAGCGAGCAGATCGTCACCGGCCACATCGGCGTCGGCGGCATGGGCAGCGGGCACGTGGACTGGTTCCTTGGCTCCCCGCAGGCGCGCGTCATCGCCATCTGCGACGTGGACGAGGCCAACGCCAGGAGAAACGTGCAGAAGGTCCACGACCGCTACAAGAACACCGAGTGCACGGGCTACCGCGACTTCCGCCAGGTGCTCGACCGCACGGACATTGACGCCATCTCGACCGCCACGCCCGACCACTGGCGCGCGATGATCGTCACCCACGCCTTCATGGCCGGCAAGGACGTCTATGCCGAGAAGCCCCTGTGCCACAACTACCTCGAGGCCCAGGCCATGCTGCGCCTCGGCGCCCGCTACAAGCGCGTCTACCAGCTCGGCACCCAGATCCACGCCGGCGAAAACTACCACCGCGTCGTGGAACTCGTCCGCTCCGGCATCCTCGGCAAAATCCACACCCTCCGCGTCTGGAGCAGCGGCGGGGTGGGGCGCATTGACCGCACGCCGAACGCCCAGGTGCCGCCTGGCCTCGACTACGACTTCTGGCTCGGCCCAGCCCCCTGGCGCCCATACGACCCAGGACACGTCCACTTCCGCTTCCGCTCCTTCCTCGACTTCTCCTGCGGCCACTACGCCGACTTCTGGTGCCACATCTCCGACATCGGGTTCTGGGCCGCCGACATCAAGACCACGCCCAAGACCATCACCGCACGCGGCGAACTCCAGAAGGAAGGCATCGCCGACGCCCCCCGCACGATTGACGTTGACCTCGAGTTCCCCGACGGCCTGAAATACTACTGGACCAGCTCCACCCCGCCCACCCCCGAGAACTGTGGCTGGGGCATGGCCTGCACCTTCTACGGCACCGACGGCTGGCTCACCTGCAACTACGGCGAGCGCTGGCTCTCCATCGGCGGCAATGAGAGGGTCAAGGACGTTGATTCCATCCCCAAGTGGCTCCCGCGGTCGCCCGGCCACCACGTGGACTTCCTCAACTGCATCAAGACCCGCGGCCTGACCGAGAGCAACCTGCCCTATGCAGTCAACATGACCACCCCGATGTTCTTCGGCCGCATCAGCCTGCTCCTGGGCGGCCGCACCCTGCACTGGGACGAGACGAAGAAGCAGTTCACCGGCGACGACGAGGCCAACCGCCTCCTCGGCCGCGTCTATCGCCAGCCGTGGACGCTGCCGGCGTGA
- a CDS encoding DUF1080 domain-containing protein, giving the protein MRWMAIAAMACAWAAAAWAGEEPKAGPAAAEEGFVSLFDGKSLDGWKGSVEGYTAEDGMLVCQQKGGGNLMTAKEYGDMIFRFEFRFGPGGNNGVSIRGHEIQILDDYADIHKNLKPCQYHGSIYCKYPAKRGATKPAGEWNTEEIKVKGTQWTVTVNGQVIVDVDISTVPGLEEVAKRAKAPIGFMGHGCRVEFRNLRIKEL; this is encoded by the coding sequence ATGCGTTGGATGGCGATTGCGGCGATGGCGTGCGCGTGGGCAGCGGCCGCGTGGGCAGGCGAGGAGCCCAAGGCAGGCCCCGCGGCGGCTGAGGAGGGCTTCGTGAGCCTCTTCGACGGCAAGTCGCTCGACGGCTGGAAGGGCTCTGTCGAAGGCTACACGGCCGAGGACGGCATGCTCGTGTGCCAGCAGAAGGGCGGCGGAAACCTGATGACCGCCAAAGAATACGGCGACATGATCTTCCGCTTCGAGTTCAGGTTCGGTCCCGGCGGCAACAATGGCGTCAGCATCCGCGGGCACGAAATCCAGATTCTCGACGACTACGCCGACATCCACAAGAACCTCAAGCCCTGCCAGTACCACGGCTCGATCTACTGCAAGTACCCCGCCAAGCGCGGCGCCACCAAGCCCGCCGGCGAGTGGAACACCGAGGAGATCAAGGTGAAGGGCACCCAGTGGACCGTCACGGTGAACGGCCAGGTGATCGTGGACGTGGATATCTCGACCGTGCCTGGGCTGGAGGAAGTGGCGAAGCGGGCCAAGGCGCCCATCGGCTTCATGGGCCACGGCTGCCGCGTGGAGTTCCGCAACCTGCGGATCAAGGAGTTGTAA
- a CDS encoding NPCBM/NEW2 domain-containing protein — translation MPATRRRRAILPLAILATLALAACLFAAVRLWAHRGLRRRLAEAAEAVEGLADPMVRRDLKAHAAYLDARLGRLRLRDVLLGRLDDEVIRVHQASLGRIAAPHLQPGHHVLVTVSALDGAELPTSVAVPEGWDGQTPLPLVLDLHAAGVREMADCFPVRPYPGVLCITPLARGSHDYRGPQMTAVEECLADVRRRYPVSTLLVTGASMGGTGAWLFAQRHAGELSGLAPWMGNADPDAWKGLWEDDERSVLSPAGRACELAQRGRMPVARVGQLAGRPDLPIYIGHGVADTIVPVAHGDSMAAKLKALGAGNLRYDRFDGVGHGGFPVTRDERIAWLLANPPAEPGELVAVIPPLTFVADMAGAPPHRVMDPLQEARLLIRDGQFAGGQNVVAEHTDRGPSKWRYPGPAGFAFENPFRIVVPEDAPDHLAACAAQFAATWKERWGGTGIFPVTPTAAARPHTVIALGSPAENPAVRAALDGLNIAVAPGSARLFGRQFTGDDIGLILLLPNALDPSAATLVVWGSTPESYRQLWGRFGHVVHLEGDRGRWYFDYAVFDRKTSGPDSFLAIGWFDHEWRFDPQLLFEGSAELRAAIPGGHWATEPSRDGRLWLSTLPPDRLESRRGPLAFDRSAGVDAGPLVIQGQRFERGIGMIPPATAAWSLHGRFARFRARVGLERTGMKYPLRYANERVRFEVWADGACVAASPVLSATDGLFELTADIRGAGQIELRAVNATKFVWHFGPVGWGEAELTTP, via the coding sequence ATGCCCGCAACTCGAAGGAGGCGCGCCATCCTGCCCCTCGCCATCCTCGCCACGCTCGCGCTCGCTGCGTGCCTGTTCGCCGCCGTCCGGCTGTGGGCGCATCGCGGCCTGCGCCGCCGTCTCGCCGAGGCCGCGGAGGCCGTGGAGGGGCTCGCCGACCCGATGGTCCGACGCGACCTCAAGGCCCACGCAGCCTACCTCGACGCACGCCTGGGTCGGTTGCGCTTGCGCGACGTTCTCCTCGGCCGCCTCGATGACGAGGTCATCCGCGTCCACCAGGCCAGCCTCGGCAGGATCGCTGCCCCCCACCTCCAACCCGGCCACCACGTCCTCGTCACCGTGTCGGCCCTCGATGGCGCCGAGCTGCCCACCTCGGTGGCCGTGCCCGAGGGTTGGGACGGCCAGACCCCGCTGCCGCTCGTCCTGGACCTTCACGCGGCGGGCGTGCGCGAGATGGCCGATTGCTTCCCCGTCCGCCCCTATCCCGGGGTGCTATGTATCACGCCTCTGGCCCGCGGGAGCCACGACTACCGCGGGCCGCAGATGACCGCCGTCGAGGAGTGTCTGGCCGATGTGCGGCGACGCTACCCCGTTTCGACGCTGCTCGTCACCGGCGCTTCGATGGGCGGCACGGGCGCCTGGCTCTTCGCCCAGAGGCACGCTGGCGAACTGAGCGGCCTCGCGCCCTGGATGGGCAACGCCGACCCCGACGCGTGGAAGGGCCTGTGGGAGGACGACGAGCGCTCGGTCCTCTCCCCTGCCGGCCGCGCCTGCGAGCTGGCGCAGCGGGGGAGAATGCCGGTCGCCCGCGTGGGGCAACTGGCAGGGCGGCCCGATCTGCCCATCTACATCGGCCACGGCGTCGCCGACACCATCGTGCCGGTCGCCCACGGCGACTCCATGGCCGCCAAGCTCAAGGCATTGGGAGCTGGCAACTTACGCTATGACCGCTTCGACGGCGTCGGCCACGGGGGCTTCCCCGTCACCCGCGACGAACGCATCGCCTGGCTGCTCGCGAACCCGCCCGCCGAGCCGGGGGAGCTCGTCGCCGTCATCCCACCCCTCACATTTGTGGCCGACATGGCCGGGGCGCCGCCGCATCGGGTCATGGACCCGCTCCAGGAGGCGCGCCTCCTCATCCGCGACGGCCAGTTCGCGGGCGGCCAGAACGTCGTCGCGGAACACACCGATCGCGGTCCCAGCAAGTGGCGCTATCCCGGCCCGGCGGGCTTCGCCTTCGAGAACCCCTTCCGCATCGTCGTGCCGGAAGATGCGCCCGACCATTTGGCCGCCTGTGCCGCCCAGTTCGCAGCCACGTGGAAAGAGAGATGGGGCGGCACAGGCATCTTCCCAGTGACTCCGACAGCGGCAGCGCGCCCCCACACAGTCATCGCCCTCGGGTCGCCTGCCGAGAACCCCGCGGTGAGGGCGGCGCTCGACGGTCTCAACATCGCCGTTGCACCGGGCTCTGCGCGTCTCTTCGGCCGCCAGTTCACAGGGGATGACATCGGCCTTATCCTGTTGCTCCCCAATGCCTTAGACCCATCAGCCGCCACACTCGTCGTCTGGGGCTCGACGCCCGAGAGCTACAGGCAGCTCTGGGGCCGCTTCGGCCACGTGGTGCATCTCGAAGGCGACCGCGGCCGCTGGTACTTCGACTACGCCGTCTTCGACCGCAAGACGTCCGGCCCAGATTCCTTCCTCGCCATCGGCTGGTTCGACCACGAATGGCGCTTCGACCCGCAGCTTCTCTTCGAGGGCAGCGCCGAGCTTCGGGCGGCGATTCCCGGCGGCCACTGGGCGACCGAACCATCGAGAGATGGCCGCCTGTGGCTCTCAACCCTGCCACCCGACAGGCTGGAGTCGCGTCGCGGCCCCCTCGCCTTCGACCGCTCGGCAGGCGTGGACGCCGGCCCGCTGGTGATCCAGGGGCAGCGGTTCGAGCGGGGCATCGGCATGATTCCGCCCGCCACGGCGGCTTGGAGCCTCCATGGCCGCTTCGCCCGCTTCCGGGCGCGAGTGGGCCTCGAGCGGACGGGGATGAAGTACCCCCTCCGCTACGCGAACGAGCGCGTGCGGTTCGAGGTGTGGGCGGATGGCGCGTGCGTTGCTGCTTCGCCCGTCCTCTCGGCCACGGACGGTCTTTTCGAGCTGACCGCCGACATCCGCGGCGCCGGCCAGATCGAGCTTCGCGCCGTCAACGCCACGAAGTTCGTCTGGCATTTCGGGCCGGTGGGCTGGGGCGAGGCCGAGCTTACAACTCCTTGA
- a CDS encoding Gfo/Idh/MocA family oxidoreductase, producing MARKYGFALIGCGAVGAHHVTAISQLSNARLVAVCDVFEASAQRCGERAGVPWYTDYHRMLERDDVDVVNICTPSGLHMEPALAAMAAGKHCVVEKPLEIALDRCDRMIAAAEKAGVQLATIFPSRFGLAAQELRKAVDAARFGKLTIGDAYVRWWRAQSYYDSGGWRGTWKLDGGGALINQSIHSVDLIQWYMGPAKAVSAVAGCLAHTGIEVDDAAIVAVEWASGALGVIQGTTAAWPGLDRRIVISGDAGTAILEEDRLAFWRFRRERKRDELIRAGKVGAEDMGSGASDPMAFSPENHRRQLADFVRALERGTKPLVDGREGRKSVEIVLAAYKSAETGKRVALPLNPGYRPGDKTIHPS from the coding sequence ATGGCCAGGAAGTATGGCTTTGCCCTCATCGGATGCGGCGCCGTGGGCGCGCACCATGTCACGGCGATCTCGCAACTGAGCAATGCGCGGCTCGTAGCCGTGTGCGACGTGTTCGAGGCCAGCGCCCAGCGTTGCGGCGAGCGCGCCGGCGTGCCCTGGTACACCGACTACCACAGGATGCTCGAGCGCGACGATGTGGATGTGGTGAACATCTGCACGCCGTCGGGCCTGCACATGGAGCCTGCCCTCGCGGCGATGGCCGCGGGCAAGCACTGCGTGGTCGAGAAGCCGCTCGAGATCGCCCTTGACCGCTGCGACCGGATGATCGCCGCCGCCGAAAAGGCGGGGGTGCAACTGGCGACCATTTTCCCCTCCCGCTTCGGCCTGGCCGCCCAGGAACTGCGAAAGGCCGTGGACGCCGCCCGCTTCGGCAAGCTGACCATCGGCGACGCCTATGTGCGCTGGTGGCGCGCCCAGAGCTACTACGACAGCGGCGGCTGGCGCGGAACCTGGAAGCTCGACGGCGGCGGCGCACTCATCAACCAGTCCATTCACAGCGTGGACCTGATCCAGTGGTACATGGGCCCGGCGAAGGCCGTGTCGGCTGTGGCCGGGTGCCTGGCCCACACCGGCATCGAAGTGGACGACGCGGCCATTGTGGCCGTCGAGTGGGCCTCCGGCGCGCTCGGTGTCATTCAGGGCACCACGGCCGCCTGGCCGGGCCTCGACCGCCGCATCGTGATCTCGGGGGACGCTGGCACGGCCATCCTCGAGGAAGACAGGCTGGCCTTCTGGAGGTTCCGGCGCGAACGGAAGCGCGACGAACTCATCCGAGCCGGCAAGGTCGGCGCGGAGGACATGGGCAGCGGGGCCTCTGACCCCATGGCCTTCAGCCCCGAGAACCACCGCCGCCAGCTCGCCGACTTCGTTCGCGCCCTCGAGCGCGGCACCAAGCCGCTCGTGGATGGACGCGAGGGGCGGAAGAGCGTGGAGATCGTGCTGGCAGCCTACAAGTCAGCCGAAACAGGCAAGCGTGTGGCATTGCCGCTGAACCCGGGATACAGGCCCGGCGACAAGACGATCCACCCCTCGTGA
- a CDS encoding sugar phosphate isomerase/epimerase family protein — MFQQAVFSDEVSQDLSRVIAVCKRFGLQGIEVRSVWGHKAPQDIPPADVRRMQTMLAEADLDVCSIAAPFFKCNMDSPEEIAQHHEILRKCGELAHAFGIRLVRGFTFWRKGAYNKQRILDLFQPVVKILEENDILLGIENEASTFIGTGSRLADFLEDLDSDNVAAIWDPCNVLYDADDPETPYPDGYEAIKPRIVHVHIKDSKPNAKGEQECCPIGEGDIDYDGQFAALFEDEYEGWISLETHWRPVALSKEQVDKPGGADYSSNAEQASTICLEKMQRIIGKVRAGR, encoded by the coding sequence ATGTTCCAGCAAGCCGTCTTCAGCGACGAAGTGTCTCAAGACCTCAGCCGCGTGATCGCCGTGTGCAAGCGCTTCGGCCTCCAGGGCATCGAGGTGAGGAGCGTGTGGGGCCACAAGGCGCCGCAGGACATTCCGCCGGCCGACGTCAGGCGAATGCAGACGATGCTGGCCGAGGCCGACCTCGACGTGTGCTCGATCGCGGCCCCCTTCTTCAAGTGCAACATGGACTCCCCGGAGGAGATCGCGCAGCACCACGAGATTCTGCGCAAGTGCGGCGAGCTGGCCCATGCCTTCGGCATCCGCCTCGTCCGCGGCTTCACCTTCTGGCGCAAAGGGGCCTATAACAAGCAACGCATCCTCGACCTCTTCCAGCCGGTTGTGAAGATTCTGGAGGAGAACGACATCCTGCTGGGCATCGAGAACGAGGCCTCGACCTTCATCGGCACGGGCAGCCGCCTGGCCGATTTCCTGGAGGACCTCGATTCCGACAACGTGGCCGCCATCTGGGACCCCTGCAATGTGCTCTACGACGCCGACGACCCCGAGACGCCCTATCCCGACGGCTACGAGGCCATCAAGCCGCGCATCGTCCACGTGCACATCAAGGACTCGAAGCCCAACGCCAAGGGCGAGCAGGAGTGCTGCCCGATCGGCGAGGGCGACATTGACTACGACGGGCAGTTCGCCGCGCTGTTCGAGGACGAATATGAGGGCTGGATTTCGCTGGAGACGCACTGGCGGCCCGTGGCGTTGTCGAAGGAGCAGGTGGACAAGCCGGGCGGCGCCGACTACTCGTCGAACGCCGAGCAGGCCAGCACGATCTGCCTCGAGAAGATGCAGCGGATTATCGGGAAGGTGAGGGCGGGAAGGTAG
- the tatC gene encoding twin-arginine translocase subunit TatC, with the protein MPDDPFDDATNEEDEFGIDPKRMTFLEHLLELRWRLMICIGTVVLATIVFFVALRGTIFEWLRYPIVRACQINGKINAEDLIFVRTPTSLFMASVYYCLLAAVAVTIPVTVWQLWAFVAPGLKRKERRVIGPAIVSAMVLFLAGAAFAYYVVIPIMLQFFLQDTQWMGAKPLWDIAETVKLEALMMLVLGVTFEMPLLIVALTKIGIVSPRFLSKYRRHAILVIFIIAALITPTQDPVTLGLVAGPLVLLYELGLQASRLFKPRRARWDVLEDEPPPPPKAPEPPPPSPDVPSAPPDQAPPPQDVTGEGEPLYEDQTYHAGSEVQEEPWAPEATEPLPEEHAPAAEPQEPEHKPQPEAEPAPPAEELPPEAMMH; encoded by the coding sequence ATGCCCGACGACCCCTTCGACGACGCTACCAATGAGGAAGACGAGTTCGGCATAGACCCGAAGCGCATGACCTTCCTCGAGCATCTGCTCGAGCTGCGCTGGCGCCTGATGATCTGTATCGGCACCGTGGTGCTGGCCACGATCGTCTTCTTCGTGGCGCTGCGAGGCACGATCTTCGAGTGGCTCAGGTACCCCATCGTTCGCGCCTGCCAGATCAACGGCAAGATCAATGCCGAGGACCTGATTTTCGTTCGCACCCCCACCTCGCTCTTCATGGCCTCGGTCTACTACTGCTTGCTTGCGGCCGTGGCCGTGACCATCCCCGTCACGGTCTGGCAACTCTGGGCCTTCGTGGCCCCGGGCCTCAAGCGCAAGGAACGGCGCGTCATCGGGCCGGCGATCGTCTCGGCCATGGTCCTTTTCCTGGCCGGCGCCGCGTTCGCCTACTACGTGGTCATCCCCATCATGCTCCAGTTCTTTCTCCAGGACACCCAGTGGATGGGGGCCAAGCCGCTGTGGGATATTGCCGAAACCGTGAAGCTCGAAGCCCTGATGATGCTGGTGCTGGGGGTGACCTTCGAGATGCCGCTCCTGATCGTCGCTCTCACGAAGATCGGCATCGTGTCGCCGCGGTTCCTCTCGAAGTACCGCCGGCACGCCATCCTGGTGATCTTCATCATCGCGGCCCTCATCACGCCGACGCAAGACCCTGTGACGCTTGGACTTGTGGCCGGGCCGCTCGTCCTGCTCTACGAACTGGGCCTCCAGGCGTCGCGCCTCTTCAAGCCGCGACGCGCGCGGTGGGACGTTCTCGAGGACGAGCCGCCGCCGCCTCCCAAGGCCCCCGAGCCGCCGCCCCCGTCGCCCGATGTGCCCAGCGCGCCGCCCGACCAGGCGCCTCCTCCGCAGGACGTGACCGGCGAGGGCGAGCCGCTCTACGAGGACCAGACCTATCACGCGGGAAGCGAAGTGCAGGAGGAGCCGTGGGCGCCAGAGGCCACAGAACCGTTGCCTGAGGAGCATGCCCCTGCCGCCGAGCCGCAGGAGCCCGAGCACAAGCCTCAGCCGGAGGCCGAGCCGGCGCCGCCCGCGGAAGAGCTGCCGCCAGAGGCGATGATGCACTGA